One part of the Schistocerca piceifrons isolate TAMUIC-IGC-003096 chromosome 2, iqSchPice1.1, whole genome shotgun sequence genome encodes these proteins:
- the LOC124775888 gene encoding uncharacterized protein LOC124775888, producing the protein MAVRIRERAEPARRQAGRLASPGRGRAQRRQSAVSCAAHVAQARAVGTPAAAGARAAISGRQAGRAVYTAAREQHVAGASHAAATAQKTRSRSARAEHTQRQLIPSLPPSLPPAAATAAQLHTAAAPADAGVAALRHIGEVGGRF; encoded by the coding sequence ATGGCGGTCCGCATCCGGGAGCGGGCCGAGCCggcacgcaggcaggcaggcaggctggcGTCCCCTGGGCGGGGCCGGGCTCAGAGGCGACAGTCAGCTGTCAGCTGCGCAGCACATGTTGCGCAGGCCCGGGCCGTGGGAACGCCGGCCGCGGCCGGGGCTCGCGCCGCTATTTCGGGAAGGCAGGCAGGCCGGGCTGTTTACACGGCGGCCCGCGAGCAACACGTGGCCGGCGCGAGTCACGCCGCCGCCACGGCCCAAAAAACGCGCAGCCGCAGCGCGCGAGCGGAGCACACTCAGCGCCAACtcatcccctccctccctccctccctccctcccgcagCCGCCACCGCGGCACAACTCCACACAGCGGCCGCGCCAGCTGACGCCGGGGTCGCGGCTCTCAGGCATATTGGCGAAGTCGGTGGTCGTTTCTGA